The proteins below are encoded in one region of Nematostella vectensis unplaced genomic scaffold, jaNemVect1.1, whole genome shotgun sequence:
- the LOC125560859 gene encoding uncharacterized protein LOC125560859 encodes TDKGKPFSGPAFSTHMKSVFYHLTGVSVNLHLLRSSFVTYCYGDSQCTDAMKDSLASALRHTRKQAQLTYDRRNSSEKKSLAVSLASELAENTIESLSAQPSDRNAGLDKGSWVALTVEGSTLANPNILLARIQNLMPGRKASLLWFKATAEKGLYAFHYDKASWIESLDALVPVQVKEIKNSPGLYKLTTSLKKIHRAVLKNN; translated from the exons acaGATAAAGGAAAACCCTTTAGTGGTCCAGCATTCTCAACCCACATGAAGTCTGTCTTTTACCACCTAACAGGAGTGAGTGTCAACTTGCACCTTCTGAGAAGCTCCTTCGTGACTTATTGTTATGGGGACAG CCAGTGCACCGACGCAATGAAAGACAGTTTGGCGTCGGCCTTGAGACACACAAGGAAGCAAGCTCAACTCACCTATGACCGTAGAAATTCCAGCGAAAAGAAGAGTTTGGCTGTCAGCCTTGCTTCAGAATTAGCAGAAAATACAATCGAGTCACTATCAGCTCAGCCGTCCGACAGAAATGCAGGGCTTGATAAAGGTAGCTGGGTTGCTCTCACAGTAGAAGGCAGCACTCTGGCAAATCCGAACATTCTGCTAGCTAGAATTCAGAACCTCATGCCCGGTAGAAAGGCTTCGCTACTGTGGTTCAAGGCCACTGCGGAAAAAGGCCTGTACGCTTTTCACTACGATAAAGCCAGCTGGATAGAAAGCTTAGATGCCTTAGTTCCAGTCCAAGTGAAAGAGATTAAAAACTCTCCCGGCCTCTACAAATTGACcacatcattgaaaaaaatacacagggcGGTCTTAAAGAACAACTGA